GAGGAAACATGAGGCGCAAGGTCTACGTGGAGGGCTCCCGTCCGGAGATCCGGGTGCCGTTCAGCGAGGTGGTGCTGACCGGCGACAACCCGCCGGTCCGGCTCTACGACACGTCCGGTCCGGGCAGTGACCCCGAGCAAGGTCTGCCGAAGCTGCGGCAGCCGTGGTGGGACGGGCGGACCCAGCTCGCCGCCGCGCGGGCCGGCGACATCACGCCGGAGATGGAGTTCGTCGCGGTCCGCGAAGGGGTCGACCCGGAAGTGGTGCGGGACGAGATCGCGGCGGGGCGCGCGGTGCTGCCGGCCAACCGCAACCACCCGGAGTCCGAACCGATGATCATCGGGTCGAAGTTCCTGGTGAAGGTCAACGCGAACATCGGCACCTCGGCGGTGACCTCGTCGGTCGCCGAGGAGGTGGAGAAACTGACCTGGGCCACCCGCTGGGGTGCGGACACCGTGATGGACCTGTCCACCGGGCCGCGGATCCACGAGACCCGGGAGGCGATCGTCCGGAACTCGCCGGTGCCGATCGGGACCGTGCCGATCTACCAGGCCCTGGAGAAGGTCAACGGCGATCCGCTCAAGCTGACCTGGGAACTGTTCCGGGAGACCGTGATCGAGCAGGCCGAGCAGGGCGTGGACTACATGACCATCCACGCCGGGGTGCTGCTCGAATACGTGCCGCTCGCCGCCGAGCGGGTCACCGGGATCGTCTCCCGCGGCGGATCGATCATGGCGGCCTGGTGTCTCGCCGAGCACCGGCAGAACTTCCTGTACGAGCACTTCCGGGAGCTGTGCGAGATCTTCCGGGAGTACGACATCACGTTCTCCCTCGGCGACGGCCTGCGCCCCGGCTCGATCGCCGACGCCAACGACGAGGCGCAGTTCGCCGAGCTGCGCACGCTGGGCGAGCTGACGCACATCGCCTGGGAGTACGACGTCCAGGTGATGGTCGAGGGCCCCGGCCACGTGCCGATGCACAAGATCAAGGAGAACGTGGACCTGCAGCAGGAGCTGTGCTCGGGTGCGCCGTTCTACACGCTCGGCCCGCTGGCCACCGACATCGCCCCGGCCTACGACCACATCACGTCGGCGATCGGCGCGGCGATGATCGGAATGTTCGGCACCGCGATGCTCTGCTACGTCACCCCGAAGGAGCACCTCGGCCTGCCCAACAAGGAGGACGTCAAGGCCGGGATGATCGCCTACAAGATCGCGGCGCACTCGGCGGACCTGGCGAAGGGCCATCCCGGCGCGCAGGCGTGGGACGACGCGCTGTCGCACGCCCGGTTCGAGTTCCGCTGGGAGGACCAGTTCGAGCTGGCCCTCGACCCGGAGACGGCCCGGGCGTACCACGACGAGACCCTGCCGGCCGCACCGGCGAAGACCGCGCACTTCTGCTCGATGTGCGGCCCGAAGTTCTGCTCCATGAAGATCAGCCACGAGCTGCGGGCAGCCGGGATGAAGGCCAAGTCCTCGGAGTTCGTGGACGCCGGCGGCCGGGTCTACCTGCCGGTCACCTCGGCCTAGTCGTCCCGGGGCTGCTTGTCGCGCGGCAAGAAGTCGAAGACCGGGTCACGCGGGGCGCTGCGTGCCAGCCGCTCCTTGCGGGCCCGGTCGGCGGCGGCCTGGTCCTGCTCGGCCTTGCGAGCGATGGACTCCTCCAGGACCTTGTTGCGGTCGGCCAGCTCTTCGGCGGCCTTGCGTTCCGCCGCCGCGCTCTCGCCGTCGGCTGCGGCGGCCGACGGCTCGGCCTCGGTCTTCGGGGCCTCGGTCTTCGGGATCTCGGTCTTCGGGATCTCGGTCTTCGGGGCGGCGGCCTTGCGGGCGCGCGGTTTGCGGGGAGCCGCACGCTTCCGGGGAGCGGCTTTCTCCGGTGCGGCACCGCTGCCCGCCGCCGGGTCGTCCGCCGGCCCGGTCAGAGCCTCTTGGGGTACGGCTGGAGCCACCACCCCGGGTTCCGTCGCCGGCGGCCCGGCCGTCTTCCGCGCGGTCTTGGCTGCTCGCGGAGTGGTGGTCTGGCGCGCGGGCTTGGGCTTTCGCTGGGTGGTGCGGGGCGGGGCTTCCGCGACTGGGGATTCTTCGGCGGCGGGGGACTGCTCGAGCTCGGCCGGGTCCCGCGCCTCTGGTGGCGGCGCCTCTGCGGGCTTGGCCTCCTCGGACGGCGTTTCCGAGGGCTTCGCCTCCTCGGGCGGTGCTTCCAAGAGCTTGGCCTCCTCGGGCGGGGTCGCCTGGGCGGCTGGCTCTTGGCCCGCAATCTCTTGAGACGGCGTCTCTTGGGCTGCGGTCTCCCGGGAAGGCGGCTCCGGGGTGGCGGGCTCCGGGGTGGGCGGCTCTTGGGCTGCCGGTGGCGGGCTCGTCGGCTCTCCGGGTGGAGGTTGCGGCGGTTCCGTCTCCAGGAACGGGGTCTCGCGGGCCGGCGCCTCCGGTGTCTGGACGGGCGGCGGGGCGGGAGTGTTGATGACCGAGGCGATGCCGAGCGCCGCCGACTTCCGTGCGTGGCGAGCGGGGTGCGGCATCCCGGACAGCGGCGGCTTCGCGCCGGCCGGCCGCGCCGGCACGATGCGGAACCGGTAGATGACCCCGTCGTCGCGAACCACGAAGTCGTCGGCACCGTCCGGCCGGGTCCAGGTCAGGATCATCTGACCGTACTTCTCCGCCAGCTTCACCAGCGCCGGGAAGGTGGCCACCGTCACCACCGGCTCGCTCTGCTTCGCCATCGGCTCGATCGGCACCAGCAGGTGCCCGTACCGTCGCTGGATCTGCGCCCGGGTGGCCAGCGGCACGCTCCGCGACGCCGCCAGCCCGATGCCGATGATCCCGGCGAGGGCGATCAGCAGCAGCCGGATCGCGTGATTTCGTGCCGCGGCGGCCGTCATGAGGTCATGGCCGAGCACGCTGAGCTGCCGCGGATAGGTGGCACCGCCGGCGGCCTTCCCGGAGTGACTGACCACCAGGCTGTCGGGGCCGTTGACCATGGAGAGTTGCAGCGGCCCCAGCCCGAGGGCGAGTTGCGGCGCGAAGGTGCTGCCGTCGTCGTGCAGCACGTGCGCGATGACCAGGACGGTGATCGGGCCGAGGTCGGCGCCGATCGCCCGGGCGGCTTCCCGCGCGCGATCGGCCATCCCGTCGAGGTCGAGCAGAACCGTGCCGGTATAGCGGTCGGCGGTGAATCGGCGAGGCTGGGAGAGCTGGATCGTCGAGTGCCATCCGCTCTGCGCGGACAGGCGAGCGTCGACGTTCAGCCGGCCGGGCTTCCCGCGGTACTGCAGCTGGAGGTCGACGAAGTCGGCGAGCTTGCGGTAGATCGGGTCCGGCGAGTAGGCGACCGTGCCGTCGTAGGCGGCCGAACGTTCCACCTCGGCCGAGTACGAGAACCGCATCGACTCGCCGCTCTGGTTGCTGATCGGGGCACTCTGGGTCGCGGGCCGCATCCAGCCGGCCACGCCGAGCAGGAGTCCGGCCGCTCCGCAGAGGGCGGTGAGCGCGGCGGCCGCTCGAAGGATCGGGTGGAGCCGGCTGACCGCCTTGACCACGGCCGCTGCCGCTGCCCAGGAGCCGCCTTGGCGAGACATGCCCTTCACTTTCCTCTTACGACGACCGCGCGGGACGTCCCTGCGGTTCTCGGCAGCGCCCGCCCCGCCTCCGATGACGAGGAAACCGACCATCCCCAGGCTGGTGGGGCTGAGCAGGGGGCGGAGCCAGGTGCCTCCGCGGGGGACATGAAGGACTGCTCGTCCGATCAGTTCCCCGGCGGCCGGCCGGGCCGGGTCGATGAAATCGTTGTTGTCGCCTTGGAAGACGAATCCGGATTCGGCATCGCCACCGATGATGCGGTGCAGCACCTCGACGTCGGCGCTGGCACTATGGTATGCGGCGATCTGGCCGACCTCGTAGGAATCGACCTTTGTGAGGAAGACCAGGTCACCGGCGTGGTACAGGGGTTGCATGCTGACGCCGTGCGTCACGACATAGGAAATGCGATGAGTTCCGATCGCCCATGCGCCGATGGCCGCCATCGCGAGGATGGCGGCCACGGTGAAACGACGCAGCGAAGCGGATATGACGACTCAGTCCCTAGCGCGGTAAGCCGATGTCGGACTCCTCGCCGGCCGGGCCGTGAGGACCACACTCAAGGCTAGATGCGCTAGCGCCGCGCGAAACTCGAATCAGGGGACGGTCACGTTCAGGGCGGTGAGCTGACCGTCGAAGGTTCCCGCGCTGGGCGTGCAGTTCGAGGTGAACGGCGCCTGGTCGGTGTTGGTGCCGGTGCCGGTGATGGCGGTGCAGGTGAAGGTGGCACCGCCGGACGACGGCGTCAAACCGGTCAGGGTCAGGGTGGGCACCTTGCGCACGGTCAGGTCGGCGAAGGTGAGGTCGAGGGCGCTGAGCTTGGTGTTGGCGGTGTCGGACCAGGTGTAGGCGATGGCGTTGATGGTGGCGCCGGTGACGGTCTGGGTCGCCGTGCCGCCGATGAACTTGGTGGCGGTCGCGCCGTTCGAGCCGCCCAGGCCGACACCACCGCCGGCGGTGAAGGCGGTCGTTCCGGCCGCGACCACACCCGCGGCCGCGACGCCACCGATGAGCTGAAGCATTGTGCGCATATCGTTCCCCTGTTCGTCCGGTGGTAGCCCAGCCGACCTCGTGGGTCCTGTGGCTTTGCGTCCCCGGCTCGCACCGGGTTTGCCCTTCTCGCCGAGCGGACTTCGTCATCCCCTGGCGACAGGTTGATTCGGTCGGGGTGGGGACCGGGTGAGGCTTAGCCGTGAGTCTTGCCGGACTGACCTTTTCGGTTCGGTCGCCTTGATGGCAGTTCCGGTGCTATCGGTGAGGCGACGGTTGCGAAAGGCGGCCGGGAACCGGACGTCGACGGCGAACAGGTGCGGCGGACAGCGCGGCAGCCGTCTCGGGACGGCTGCCGCGGGAGTGCTCAGGGCGTACGGAAAACGGGTTCAGAGCTTGTAGAAGGTCACGTAGTGATCCGGGGTGAAATAGGCGACCCGGGTGCTGCGGTTCACCACGATCCGGTACGCGTCGCGCGACGCACCCTGGGCGCGCGAGTACACGTCATATTCGTTGTAGGTGGCCGACGGCAGGTAGCCCTCGCGGTTCTGGAACGTGCCGCCGGTGTAGTTGTAGTTGCCGTACGGCCAGGAGTACCAGCCCTTGCTGGTCGGCCAGCCGAGCGACTGCCAGCCGGTGTACGCGGTGCGCGCGGCCGAGCAGCGGCTGATCGTGCACGACGAGTAGACGGCGGCCTGGGCGGCCGAGGTGTGCGTGGGGGCGACCACGGCCGGGGCGACGAGCGCGGTGCCGGCCAGGCCGAAGACCAGGGCCAGGCTGACTAGCAGCTTGCGGACGCGGGGCAGGGGACGGTTCACGTTCGAACTCCGATGCGTGCGGAGGGGATGGGGCCCGGACACCGGTCATCGTTTCGGTCCGAGCCGTCCCGCGGTACCTCCCGGCCGCATCATTTCATCGGAGTTAACGAATGTTTTACTGGCCCCCGAGCCCGCTCACCCAATCGACATAGTCCGTTTCTGATCCCGGTCGACGGCCCGGTCCGCTGATCGAGGTGGGTTCCACCACGGGCCCCTGCGAGGCGGTGACCGGGCCGGCGTTGAACCCGTCGAACCGCTCGGCGGGCGGCGGCGGGGTCGGGGCCGGTGCCGTGGTGCGCCGGGACCGCCAGCCGCCTCGCCCGCCGGCGGCCGGGGTGGGCTGCTGTCCGGAGAAGCGCGGCGGGTTGCCGGGCGCCGGCGCCTGCGGCGGGGCCTGGACCGGCGCGGGCGCCTGGGGGCGGGCCTGGGCCGGGACCGGCTCGGCGGCGAACGGCGCGCCGGACCGGAACGGGCTGCCGGTGCCGGCCGAGAACGGGTTGTTCGGGGTGCCGGGCACCGCCGGCAGCACGCCGGTGTCGGACGGCCGCAGCTGCTCCGCGGGACGCTGCGCGGCGGCCGCGGCGGCCTGCGCGATCGCCGACTCCACCGGCACGTCCCGCTTCGGCAGCGGTGCGGCGGCCGGTTCGCCGGGCTCGGTGGCCGG
This window of the Actinoplanes oblitus genome carries:
- the thiC gene encoding phosphomethylpyrimidine synthase ThiC — its product is MRRKVYVEGSRPEIRVPFSEVVLTGDNPPVRLYDTSGPGSDPEQGLPKLRQPWWDGRTQLAAARAGDITPEMEFVAVREGVDPEVVRDEIAAGRAVLPANRNHPESEPMIIGSKFLVKVNANIGTSAVTSSVAEEVEKLTWATRWGADTVMDLSTGPRIHETREAIVRNSPVPIGTVPIYQALEKVNGDPLKLTWELFRETVIEQAEQGVDYMTIHAGVLLEYVPLAAERVTGIVSRGGSIMAAWCLAEHRQNFLYEHFRELCEIFREYDITFSLGDGLRPGSIADANDEAQFAELRTLGELTHIAWEYDVQVMVEGPGHVPMHKIKENVDLQQELCSGAPFYTLGPLATDIAPAYDHITSAIGAAMIGMFGTAMLCYVTPKEHLGLPNKEDVKAGMIAYKIAAHSADLAKGHPGAQAWDDALSHARFEFRWEDQFELALDPETARAYHDETLPAAPAKTAHFCSMCGPKFCSMKISHELRAAGMKAKSSEFVDAGGRVYLPVTSA
- a CDS encoding DUF5305 family protein, producing the protein MQPLYHAGDLVFLTKVDSYEVGQIAAYHSASADVEVLHRIIGGDAESGFVFQGDNNDFIDPARPAAGELIGRAVLHVPRGGTWLRPLLSPTSLGMVGFLVIGGGAGAAENRRDVPRGRRKRKVKGMSRQGGSWAAAAAVVKAVSRLHPILRAAAALTALCGAAGLLLGVAGWMRPATQSAPISNQSGESMRFSYSAEVERSAAYDGTVAYSPDPIYRKLADFVDLQLQYRGKPGRLNVDARLSAQSGWHSTIQLSQPRRFTADRYTGTVLLDLDGMADRAREAARAIGADLGPITVLVIAHVLHDDGSTFAPQLALGLGPLQLSMVNGPDSLVVSHSGKAAGGATYPRQLSVLGHDLMTAAAARNHAIRLLLIALAGIIGIGLAASRSVPLATRAQIQRRYGHLLVPIEPMAKQSEPVVTVATFPALVKLAEKYGQMILTWTRPDGADDFVVRDDGVIYRFRIVPARPAGAKPPLSGMPHPARHARKSAALGIASVINTPAPPPVQTPEAPARETPFLETEPPQPPPGEPTSPPPAAQEPPTPEPATPEPPSRETAAQETPSQEIAGQEPAAQATPPEEAKLLEAPPEEAKPSETPSEEAKPAEAPPPEARDPAELEQSPAAEESPVAEAPPRTTQRKPKPARQTTTPRAAKTARKTAGPPATEPGVVAPAVPQEALTGPADDPAAGSGAAPEKAAPRKRAAPRKPRARKAAAPKTEIPKTEIPKTEAPKTEAEPSAAAADGESAAAERKAAEELADRNKVLEESIARKAEQDQAAADRARKERLARSAPRDPVFDFLPRDKQPRDD
- a CDS encoding ribonuclease domain-containing protein; the protein is MNRPLPRVRKLLVSLALVFGLAGTALVAPAVVAPTHTSAAQAAVYSSCTISRCSAARTAYTGWQSLGWPTSKGWYSWPYGNYNYTGGTFQNREGYLPSATYNEYDVYSRAQGASRDAYRIVVNRSTRVAYFTPDHYVTFYKL